From the Primulina tabacum isolate GXHZ01 chromosome 3, ASM2559414v2, whole genome shotgun sequence genome, one window contains:
- the LOC142540315 gene encoding sec-independent protein translocase protein TATB, chloroplastic-like — MTSTMAVAFSTNPSSLLHSSSSSATGAKIVLCASSYSATSVPKNAIFQPAKYIHQLGFTVFPQWNGLKHLGVSMSRYYVKTEKKVKVKAKGVYASLFGVGAPEALVIGVVALLVFGPKGLAEVARNLGKTLRAFQPTIRELQAISREFKSTLEREIGLDETDNQVPRPSTSNTTKPLTKDSTEDSGANVESNGVPSDSVEESKVDSSMITAEKLTGVLAQLQKEQAEEAERARIQSESQALNATQYGISDTIDVDFQRTSDAPQEEAERSRIQFESQALDATQYGSSDIANVDFQKTLDAPQEEASSETIPAQNPKADDLQEVP, encoded by the exons ATGACCTCGACCATGGCCGTGGCATTTTCGACCAATCCATCGTCTTTGTTgcattcttcttcatcatccgCTACCGGTGCCAAAATCGTTCTTTGTGCCTCGTCGTATTCTGCAACTTCGGTACCTAAAAATGCAATCTTTCAGCCGGCTAAATATATCCATCAACTGGGTTTTACTGTTTTTCCCCAGTGGAATGGGCTCAAGCATCTGGGCGTTTCAATGTCGCGGTATTATGTGAAAACAG AAAAGAAGGTGAAAGTTAAAGCTAAAGGAGTGTATGCTTCTTTGTTTGGAGTTGGGGCTCCAGAGGCTCTGGTTATTGGGGTGGTGGCTTTGTTGGTTTTTGGGCCCAAAGGTCTAGCTGAG GTTGCTCGTAATCTGGGTAAAACTCTTCGTGCATTCCAACCTACAATTAGAGAACTTCAGGCAa TTTCGAGGGAATTCAAGAGTACCCTTGAACGAGAGATTGGTCTCGATGAAACAGACAATCAAGTGCCAAGACCTTCTACGTCTAACACCACCAAGCCTTTGACAAAGGATAGCACAGAGGATTCAGGGGCGAATGTTGAATCCA ATGGTGTTCCATCTGACAGTGTGGAAGAGTCGAAAGTGGACTCCTCGATGATCACAGCAGAAAAGCTGACTGGAGTTCTTGCTCAACTGCAGAAAGAGCAGGCAGAAGAAGCAGAGAGAGCTCGTATTCAATCCGAATCCCAAGCATTGAACGCTACTCAGTATGGTATTTCAGATACGATTGATGTAGATTTTCAAAGAACTTCAGACGCGCCTCAAGAAGAAGCAGAGAGATCCCGTATTCAATTCGAATCCCAAGCATTGGACGCTACTCAATATGGTTCTTCAGATATAGCTAATGTAGATTTTCAAAAAACATTAGACGCGCCTCAAGAAGAAGCTTCTTCAGAGACAATTCCCGCTCAAAATCCGAAGGCCGACGATCTCCAAGAAGTCCCTTGA
- the LOC142540317 gene encoding LOW QUALITY PROTEIN: rRNA 2'-O-methyltransferase fibrillarin 1-like (The sequence of the model RefSeq protein was modified relative to this genomic sequence to represent the inferred CDS: inserted 1 base in 1 codon): MVATTPNRGRGGGGGFRGGRGDGGRGGRGGRGGFGGRGGGGGSAMKRGGGRSGGSRGGGVGGRGGGRGGMKGGSRVIVEPHRHEGVFIAKGKEDALCTKNMVPGEAVYNEKRVSVQNEDGTKIEYRVWNPFRSKLAAAILGGVDNVWIKPGARVLYLGAASGTTVSHVSDIVGPGGVVYAVEFSHRSGRDLVNMAKKRTNVIPIIEDARHPAKYRMLVGMVDVIFSDVAQPDQARILALNASXFLKAGGHFVISIKANCIDSTVPAEAVFAQEVKKLQADQFKPAEQVTLEPFERDHACVVGGYRVPKKQKSVA; encoded by the exons ATGGTCGCGACAACCCCAAACAGAG gCCGTGGCGGTGGCGGCGGGTTTAGAGGGGGAAGAGGAGATGGAGGAAGGGGAGGAAGAGGTGGTAGAGGAGGTTTCGGCGGAAGGGGAGGCGGCGGTGGGAGTGCCATGAAGAGAGGTGGCGGAAGAAGCGGAGGAAGCCGTGGAGGTGGAGTCGGAGGAAGAGGAGGTGGAAGAGGCGGGATGAAGGGAGGAAGCAGAGTGATTGTGGAGCCGCATAGGCATGAAGGTGTATTCATTGCTAAGGGGAAAGAAGATGCTCTTTGCACCAAGAATATGGTTCCTGGAGAAGCTGTTTATAATGAGAAGAGAGTCTCTGTTCAG AACGAAGATGGAACAAAGATTGAGTACAGAGTGTGGAATCCTTTTCGCTCTAAGTTGGCTGCAGCGATTCTTGGTGGAGTTGATAATGTTTGGATT AAACCTGGTGCTCGTGTTCTTTACCTTGGAGCTGCTTCGGGAACCACTGTTTCTCATGTTTCTGATATTGTTGGCCCT GGTGGGGTTGTTTATGCCGTCGAATTTTCTCATAGGAGTGGTAGAGACTTGGTGAACATGGCCAAGAAAAGGACCAATGTAATCCCCATAATTGAAGATGCTAGACATCCTGCTAAGTATAGAATGCTTGTCGGAATGGTGGATGTCATATTCTCTGACGTTGCTCAGCCTGACCAG gCGAGAATTTTAGCTCTAAATGCAT TATTCTTGAAAGCTGGAGGCCATTTCGTGATCTCAATTAAG GCAAACTGCATCGACTCAACGGTACCTGCTGAGGCCGTATTTGCCCAGGAAGTAAAGAAGCTGCAAGCGGACCAATTCAAACCTGCCGAGCAGGTTACTCTTGAACCATTTGAGCGAGACCATGCTTGTGTTGTTGGTGGCTACCGTGTGccaaagaaacaaaaatcagtggCGTAG
- the LOC142540316 gene encoding protein DETOXIFICATION 35-like, translated as MEAPLLDRSSGEHHLIGDDGDYLPAKGIKDWWTVFWIETVKLWRIGGPIAFQILCQFGTNSVTNMFVGHLGDVELSAFSIALSVVGTFSFGFMLGMGSALETLCGQAYGAGQVYMLGIYMQRSILILFCTCILLLPLYIFATPILKLLGQQDDIADLAGVYTLLVIPQLFSLAITFPTQKFLQAQSKVSVLAWIAFLILVLQVIMCWLFVNVFDGGVSGAAMAFNMTSWASAIAQFVYVVGWCKDGWKGFSWSTFTEIRAFVRLSLASAIMMCLEIWYFMSIIILTGHLSNAVTAVGSLSICMNVNGWEAMLFIGINAAISVRVSNELGLGHPRATKYSVYAAVFQSLLIGILCMFTVLLTRNHFSRIFTNSEDMQRAVAHLSGLLAITMVLNSVQPVISGVAIGGGWQALVAYINMACYYIFGLPLGYVLGYMANMGVKGLWAGMIAGTALQTLLLLLVLYKTNWKKEVEQTMERMRKWGGQDILIVKPRDDGLPIKNAEH; from the exons ATGGAGGCGCCTCTGCTTGATCGCAGCTCCGGAGAGCACCATTTGATCGGAGACGACGGAGACTACCTTCCGGCCAAAGGAATCAAAGATTGGTGGACAGTCTTTTGGATTGAAACCGTGAAACTATGGAGAATTGGAGGACCTATCGCGTTTCAAATTCTGTGCCAGTTCGGAACGAATTCGGTCACTAACATGTTCGTAGGTCATCTTGGAGATGTTGAGCTCTCTGCGTTTTCGATTGCACTCTCCGTGGTTGGGACCTTCTCTTTCGGATTCATG CTTGGCATGGGGAGTGCCCTTGAAACTCTATGTGGTCAGGCATATGGGGCAGGTCAGGTTTATATGCTAGGAATCTACATGCAACGCTCGATCCTAATCCTATTCTGCACCTGCATCCTACTTCTGCCACTGTACATATTTGCTACACCAATCCTCAAGCTACTAGGCCAGCAGGATGATATTGCAGATCTGGCTGGAGTATACACCTTACTGGTCATCCCTCAACTGTTTTCActtgctatcaccttcccaacACAAAAGTTCCTTCAGGCTCAGAGCAAAGTCTCCGTGCTCGCATGGATCGCGTTTCTTATACTGGTGTTACAGGTCATTATGTGCTGGTTATTTGTCAATGTGTTTGACGGGGGTGTGAGTGGTGCTGCCATGGCATTTAATATGACTAGTTGGGCTAGTGCTATCGCACAGTTTGTTTATGTGGTGGGGTGGTGCAAAGATGGTTGGAAGGGATTTTCATGGTCTACATTCACGGAGATACGGGCCTTTGTCAGATTGTCACTTGCATCTGCTATCATGATGTGCCTGGAGATTTGGTACTTCATGAGCATTATCATACTTACTGGGCATCTAAGCAACGCTGTGACAGCTGTTGGTTCCCTTTCTATTTG CATGAACGTCAATGGTTGGGAAGCCATGCTGTTCATTGGGATCAATGCTGCTATAAG TGTTCGGGTCTCGAATGAGCTTGGATTAGGACATCCAAGAGCTACAAAATACTCTGTTTATGCCGCAGTCTTTCAGTCGCTCCTGATTGGGATTTTGTGCATGTTCACCGTACTTCTGACTCGAAATCATTTCAGTAGAATTTTTACTAATAGCGAAGATATGCAACGAGCTGTTGCTCACCTCTCGGGCCTCCTTGCAATCACAATGGTTCTTAACAGTGTCCAACCAGTGATATCAG GTGTTGCTATAGGAGGTGGATGGCAAGCTCTAGTTGCTTACATCAACATGGCATGTTATTACATTTTTGGTCTTCCTCTAGGATATGTTCTTGGTTATATGGCTAATATGGGAGTGAAG GGACTTTGGGCAGGTATGATAGCCGGGACAGCTTTACAAACCTTACTTCTCTTGCTCGTGCTTTACAAAACCAACTGGAAGAAGGAG GTCGAACAGACCATGGAACGCATGCGGAAGTGGGGAGGGCAAGACATTTTAATTGTGAAACCACGCGATGACGGGCTTCCAATCAAGAATGCAGAGCATTAA
- the LOC142540318 gene encoding scarecrow-like protein 8: MSSGFSGGVPDFFTASRRSSNMPLNMDINNLNSQNQVLFRSPLSGIQTDPNAQIASRRRPDLIGKRSLAEFQHQQSILQQQGLGFYLRNVKPRPNYQLASPISTLSPVDFPPVTTLSPDVSSISNSLVNNTNSRYGFPILQQQRLQPFILSNTSNVPSGISSPKLVLNQESVNLGPGQDLSAQESEKKMLNHKLQELEKQLLGDEDEGEAASVVTSSEWSETIQNLINPAQKPISPSPTSSSSSCSSTSASPPLPCPKQSLIDAALAISEGKPETAADIFTRLQHVSSAKGNSEQRLAAHVISSLKSRINPVVNPPPVSELYSKEQAVAAQLLYEFSSCFKLGFMAANLAILEATSEQGFNKIHVVDLDIGQGGQYMHLLHALAAKKCEGKPICMLKITTLTDSAAAARGYSSEEKLRVVGEELKSLANKLGVCLAICVKNANISELSREKLDINPDEALAVNFAFHLYKLPDESVTTENPRDEMLRRVKSLSPTVMTIVEQEMNANTAPAVARVREVCEHYGALFDSLDATVSRDNSNRVRIEEGLCRRIKNSVACEGRDRVERCEVFGKWRARVGMAGFKIRPMSRIAAESLRSKLNSGTRGNPGFTVNEQSGGICFGWKGRTLTVASAWS; this comes from the coding sequence ATGTCTTCTGGGTTTTCCGGTGGAGTGCCGGACTTCTTCACCGCCAGCAGGAGGTCCTCCAACATGCCGTTGAATATGGACATCAACAATCTCAACTCACAGAACCAGGTTCTTTTTAGGTCGCCGCTTTCTGGGATTCAGACCGACCCGAATGCACAGATCGCCAGCCGCCGGAGACCCGATTTGATCGGGAAAAGATCTCTTGCCGAATTTCAGCATCAACAGAGTATCTTGCAGCAGCAGGGGTTAGGATTTTATCTCAGGAACGTAAAGCCGAGGCCTAATTACCAGCTTGCATCACCGATATCCACTCTCTCTCCCGTAGATTTTCCCCCGGTAACTACCCTGTCACCTGACGTTTCTTCGATATCCAATTCTCTCGTGAACAACACAAACTCGCGGTACGGTTTTCCGATTCTCCAGCAACAGAGGCTACAACCTTTTATTCTTTCAAACACTAGCAACGTTCCATCTGGTATTTCTTCGCCAAAGTTGGTGTTAAACCAGGAATCTGTGAATTTGGGTCCGGGCCAGGATCTCTCTGCTCAAGAATCCGAGAAAAAGATGCTGAATCACAAGTTACAGGAGCTGGAGAAACAGCTCTTAGGCGATGAAGATGAAGGAGAAGCAGCTTCTGTTGTGACCAGCAGCGAATGGTCCGAAACCATCCAGAATCTCATTAACCCTGCACAAAAACCCATTTCCCCATCGCCAACTTCTTCGTCATCTTCGTGTTCGTCCACTTCCGCCTCACCTCCTCTGCCTTGCCCAAAACAATCATTGATTGACGCCGCCTTAGCCATCTCCGAAGGAAAGCCAGAAACTGCTGCTGATATATTCACGCGCCTCCAACACGTGTCTAGCGCGAAAGGGAACTCAGAACAGAGGCTCGCAGCACACGTGATATCATCCCTGAAATCGCGAATTAACCCTGTCGTAAACCCTCCTCCGGTGTCCGAGCTTTACAGTAAAGAACAAGCAGTAGCAGCCCAATTGTTATACGAGTTTTCTTCATGTTTCAAGTTGGGATTCATGGCCGCAAATCTAGCCATCCTCGAAGCAACCTCAGAACAGGGTTTCAACAAGATTCACGTCGTGGACTTGGATATCGGACAAGGTGGACAGTATATGCATTTGCTACACGCGCTGGCAGCGAAGAAGTGTGAAGGAAAACCTATCTGCATGTTAAAAATCACAACTTTGACAGATTCCGCCGCCGCGGCTCGTGGCTATAGCAGCGAAGAAAAGCTGAGAGTTGTTGGTGAGGAGCTCAAATCTCTGGCAAATAAACTCGGCGTTTGCTTAGCAATATGCGTAAAAAACGCGAACATCTCGGAATTGAGCAGAGAAAAATTGGATATAAATCCCGACGAAGCTTTAGCCGTGAATTTCGCATTCCATCTGTACAAACTCCCCGACGAAAGCGTCACAACAGAGAATCCAAGAGACGAGATGCTCCGCCGCGTAAAAAGTTTATCACCCACCGTAATGACGATCGTCGAACAAGAAATGAATGCAAACACAGCACCTGCGGTGGCGCGTGTGAGGGAAGTCTGCGAACACTACGGCGCGTTGTTCGACTCTCTGGACGCCACCGTTTCGAGAGACAACTCGAACCGGGTTCGAATCGAGGAGGGACTGTGCCGGAGAATAAAAAACTCGGTTGCTTGCGAAGGTAGGGATCGTGTTGAGAGATGCGAGGTGTTCGGCAAATGGCGGGCCCGGGTAGGCATGGCCGGGTTCAAGATTCGACCCATGAGTCGAATCGCCGCCGAATCGCTCCGATCCAAGTTGAACTCGGGTACACGTGGCAATCCGGGATTCACTGTCAACGAGCAATCCGGAGGCATCTGCTTTGGTTGGAAGGGACGGACACTTACCGTCGCATCTGCTTGGAGTTAA